TTACACAACCCAAAtcatgatttcatttaaattcctAACATCACAAAATAGAAGTGAAGTTCACTGTTAAGAGCCAGCTGAGGTCCAAACATgggaaatttgaaaaaaatgctaaacttGGGCCCTCATATCAGAGGTGGTTTTACCATGGTCTCAAATGGCAGTAAGTAAAAGGGTAAATGTAGTTTCTCCCTGAAATTTGTGTGTAGCTGTTATTGACAGTGATGTGCACATGATGAAACCCTAAGATCGTGACCAAAGAACCTCCAGGAACAACTCATGTGCAGATTGATCACAGAGGGAAATGTAACATTGTGCCATTACTGCTGCCTATAAGCAGTGTTCATGCCTTCTGTACATACCATGGCACATTTTTGCTGTGTTAGAATTGCCTTGTTTACAGCTGGTGTGCACTGATGATAGTAAGAAAATGTgaaggatttatttttattcatttaacttCACACTATGCAGCGCATgccagaaaatacagaacaggATTGTCTCACTGTCAAAACTGatataataacaaaatatactTCATTAAGCATGATGTGTGTGAAATTCGGTTCCCTGTACCTTTGTGATACGAATATTTGACTGCTCTGTGAATAGTGAAGTTGCATGTTCTGTGCTTTTAACCTTTTTCCTGAGAatgttgtttgtatttgttgtgtgtgCTGAATGCATTCTGCATGTATTCTGTGTAAATAACAACAGATGGTTCAtattgctgtgtgctgctggtgtGTTACTTTTTAATTTGCCAAAGTGAAGGGTTTGAGGAACATCACATGTCATTGTATAAGCATCATTACATTTAggaaaaaatgtagttttattaaaggggttgcattttttgttttgtagtatttgtagttttgtagtttaaaaTAAGGCActttactgaaaataatgactttaatgaaaataatgactttaaGTGCCATTAAGGCACAATATCTACTGTACCAATACCAAGTATAACTGATTCCTCCTCATTaatcataatttttttattaaaatgatttttctacAATAACATCTACAGAAGGATCACaagcattttgattttgacaaGTTGCCTGTAACTGCCCTCTAATATCTACAAGGATTAATGAAATATCTTGAAGGTTAGCTAAATAACAACTTTAGATCTCACTGCGACCACTCAACAACCACTTATTGCATGTTGATGAGAAGGGGAAATGGTTCTTCCTTTCCCCAAAAACCGATGTGCAACATGTTTTGaacttgtctgtttttttggtaATCAACACTTTTCACACTTTTCACCCTTGATTCATTAAGATATTGAGGCTCtagaaagatattgaggctcttgaaaaagttcaaagaagggcaactaaattagttcctggcatgaaatataaaagctacaaggaaagactcaagttacttaacctatttagacttagcgaaAGGAGACTTAGGGatgatctaatagaggtttttaaatttataaaggactcaataaggttaactataatacatttttagggtCAGTtgaacaaggggacataaatggaaactagtgaagagtaagttccgcatTGATATAAGGAAGTactgttttacacaaagagttatcaatatggcctgttctcatcatagtatgttcttatgttcttaagaTTTAATGTAAGCATAAGAAATGCTGTGCCAGTGTCCTTcgtaacaaataaaataatctatAACAGCGCTAATATTGTAGGATGAATGAGGACGTTACTTCAGGGCTGgtttgcaatgttttttgtcttttgaacTTAATTCGGCTGGTTAACCTAACCTAACCTGGTTGACCTATGGTGAGCTACTTTAATAGACAAGTTGGCTGAACCCATTAACTTTCATGTTTTGCAAATGTTGCTCAgatatttctgaaatatgtaGCTACATCACTTGACCTAACCATGCTTACCAAACAGTTGTTCAGAAAAAAGCTTATGTGTcactttatatatataaattgatAGATATTTTTTCAAAGGGAACACAGGGATGGGATGAAAACTTGACCATGGTGAGCATTACATGTTTTAGCTATGTAAAAAATCCTAAATTTTCTAGATCAGTTGTAAGAGTGCTGGCAGCATAATGGGCTATAACCCTACATATGAGCCAAGTATTGGCTAGGCTAGATACTGTGGCAAATATGGAATTTCAATGGGAGTCAACAAGGTAAACCGTTGGAGCTGGGAGCCAAACACTGGTCTCCTGCTCTATAGTGCAGTGGCGTTACTGAATTGCTAAAAGCTGGGTCTTGTTACGAAGTAGAATTGTCCTGCGCTAAGCTCACAACAGTAACATCACCCTGTTTGAAGGTGTGATTGCgacaaaatacatttgctgCTATACGTTTTGCTTTTACCACATCGCCCTATGCACACTATGCAGTCCTCCACTGGCAAAGTTGCTAAACAGCCATTACAGAAATTAATATTTCTCTATAGCTGTATAGTCATGTATCATTTAAATAATCTTTTTCCGtcccttgtttttctcttcttacATTGTCAGCATTAATGCACATAGTGTGAATCGGTCAGTTTATGAGCATTGTATTATTACTTatattatatgaatataaacTGATGACTTTAATCCGTTAGTTCAGAGAAAGTCAAGGATAGGTAGCTTTAGTTCTTCAGGTCATAGGATCTTGTGGTGGTCATACTGCCGTAGCTATTTATTGTTTGATTGAAGTCATTATTTCAATAGCAAGCCAACTAGTCTGGTGTTCCAGGTGCTCATCAGTTGCTAATTGCAAGGTAACTCAAAAACCTGCAGCGCTCAGCAGTGGtttaaataatatgaaaataagtgACTGCTGGTAACTACAGAAATTAATTTGCTCTCTTGCTGTGCACATAGCATCTACTATGTCCCTGTTTGTAGAGTGTATtgatctgtctctttcttctctctttttataGTAACAAATTTGGAGAAATACATCTGAAATCCAGAACAAAGAAGCCAAAAGACATCATCTGTATTCACATCCCTCTGTAGTTATATATTATACTATCATCAAAACAGGAGAGACATTAAATATATggaaaatataaacagaaaacaaagaaagaacatTCAACACTCCAgtatataaaatgaaacattaaaaatacgAAGAAACACTTGCCgtgtcattttcataatttctgaAACAAAAGGATAACCAACAAGAAATCCGTTAAAtgaagaagtaaaaaaaaaaactaccaaaaCAAAAGCTTACCATCTGGAGTCAACCAATCAACACACTCAGAAAAGGGGAGGGTCATGACCCAGTTGCCATGCGTGTCGCCACGGTGACCGGcctccccagcccctcccccctccttgtCTTATTGGTCCAGCTGCTGTTGAGGCTCCTCCCACCTGGGCCAGAGTTGACAGAGGCAGCCTCAACTTGCCCTGCCCTCTGCAGCTGTTCCAATCAAGCAAGCAGAGTCATCTGTACAAGGAGGAGCTTAGAGGAGGTGCCTGAGAGTATATCTGTCAACACACGATACCTCAACCTACAGGAGAATTCGATACAGGTAAATGTTTGAGCGTGGCTCCATgccagtgtgtgcttgtgtgaattTATAAATAGATCTGTGAATAACCAAATACTTACAGTATACTTATAGCCCTTTACTTACAGTATTCCTGTGACACTTGTTCTGATTGTCTGGTTACAGTGCTATCACAGTATTAATGTGTACAGGaaactgtctgcattttttcttCAAGAGAGTTAACTTATTGCACAGTAGGAAACGTTCGATAGTCATTGTTTTCTGTAATCACACCAAATCTTTTGGAACCAAAAGGTTTATAGACATATGATTACAATTATGTCGTACATTCAGACTGAAATTACAAACAGCAAACCTTTCACTGGAGTAAGTAATTACAACTGTACACTCTGTGGTATGTATACTCTAACGACCCAAACTTCCATACACAGTCATGATCTATTGTGGCCACAAGCTGAAATCAAAGTGACAGTGAAACTGCCAATGTGTTGCTGCCTTTACcagattacatttttctttttcttttgtaagtATCTGTTTGAAATGTTATAATGAGGTGTCCTGATGAAGATTTGAAACTGCATTTGTACATCAAAGTAGAGCACACTAACCAGCATAAtactttattgctgttgtttgtgaGCAATGCAGTATCAATGGGTCAAGGAAacaaaggcatgctgggaggaaGATTGCATGGGCCGGTTAGTGCCTGGCTTAAGGAGAGATTTGTGCACTAATTAAGTTTATTAGTTTCATTTCAAGATACTCAAGGATACGTGTTCTAATGGCTAAAGTGTCATATTTAGAAATTTTTTTCAGAGTATCCTCTGTGTCAGTTGGTGGTTTTTGACACAGATATAGCCTTTGGAAATGAGCCACCATATGCTAAATGCCATAATAATGCAGAGTTCATCTTTCAGGGTATGGTGTAGAATATTTTTCTATCAGTGATGTAACAACCAAGATGTCACTCCAGgatgtcttttttaatttcataagaCATAATGAATTTAACATCAACAAGTCATTGTGTTTTGGTAAAACCTACATACAGATActttttgaatgtgaaaaatttGCCTGCTAAATACATGGGAATACTCAGTTTTGTCATGTATGTTAATTTctcacagtgtatttttttttttgcttaactTTACCCAGGGTGACATGCcttatatattatccattttacagctggatattcccTGAAGAAACTGTGTATCTTAGTATTTTCCTCAAGGCTACAATTTCATTGCCTTACATGGGAAACAAACGTGTGGCATTTGGCTTACAAAGGCTTCAGTTCCTTAACCTCTACTTAACACTGCTGCCCAGGTTTTTGTACCCTCACTCATATCTACTGTTAAGCATATAAGACCCATTAATTTCTTTGTTCAGTTTAAGGCTATTTAGTACTCCCAGCTCTTTTGCCAATGCTTCCAAGCCACATTTAATGGTCTGTTGAGAGGCCACTCATTAAAAGAATAAATTATTTGCACttgccattttatttccttcttAGTATAAAGATTTTGTTCTCGTTTAGTTGTATCCTGGAGTTCTCCTTGCAATGATTCAAGATCTAAAAATGTCTTGAGCCTTAAGGCACCATTCATTTACTTTCTTAAAACAGTGTGCCCTTAGAGTAAACTGATGACAACTCTCGCCCTCCCTTTGAAACACCCCTCCTCATGCCGTGGGGTGCTGTCTGGGTGACAGCGTAGCAGGTCATAGGATTTCTCAGACAGCTTGAAAGACCAGTGAGTTTTACCTTACTGGAGAGGTGTCTGGCATTCTGTTCTTCAGTGAGATTCCATATTAATATCAGCTCTTCAGTTGTAAGCCCATATCAATATTAGCAATTCCTTCATAGTCAATATCAATACAAGCACTTCAGTCATGAATCTGTATGAATACTGGTGCTTTGGTATGAGCACTAATTCAGTATGAATTCAATATGAATATTAGTCATTTCATCAGAGTTGTGTATGAATACGAATGCCTCAGTCGTACAATTTAATATTGCCATATTAAATGTGAGGTTGCCTCTCATTTCAAAAAAGTCAGAGAGAATACTTAACATCCTGTGATTGTACAGGGTAGGAAAAGTTTGGTGTTGATGTGCATATGTTGTactaaaacacatttgtcactctctttttctccctgccATCTCTCTCCTACACCAGGTGATTAAGTCTGATACTTTCAAGCACCTGCGGCATTTGGAGATCCTGCAGCTCTCCAAAAATCACATACGTCAGATCGAAGTGGGGGCGTTCAATGGCCTCCCCAATCTCAACACTCTCGAGCTCTTTGATAACCGGCTCACGCTGGTCCCCTCCCAGGCCTTCGAATATCTCAGCAAGCTGCGGGAGCTTTGGCTGCGCAACAACCCCATTGAGACTCTGCCTGCCTACGCCTTCCACCGTGTGCCCTCGCTCAGACGGCTGGACCTCGGGGAGCTCAAGAAGCTCGACTACATTTCTGAGGCTGCCTTTGAGGGCCTCATCAACCTGCGCTACCTGAACCTGGGCATGTGTGGACTCAAGGACATCCCCAACCTCACGGCCCTGGTgcggctggaggagctggagctctCCGGGAACCGGCTGGAGATTATCCGGCCAGGCTCCTTCCAGGGCCTGGTGTCCCTCCGCAAGCTCTGGCTCATGCACTCCCAGGTGTCGGTCATCGAGCGGAACGCCTTTGATGATCTCAAGaacctggaggagctgaaccTGTCCCACAACTCCCTGCACTCTCTACCCCATGACCTCTTCACCCCGCTGCACCAGCTGGAGAGAGTACACCTCAACCACAACCCCTGGGTGTGCAACTGTGACGTGCTGTGGCTGAGCTGGTGGCTGAAGGAGACGGTGCCTAGCAACACTACCTGCTGCGCCCGCTGCCATGCCCCTCCCGTGCTGAAAGGCAGATACATTGGCGAGCTGGACCAGAGCCATTTCACCTGCTACGCGCCTGTGATTGTGGAGCCCCCTACTGACCTTAATGTCACAGAAGGCATGGCGGCTGAGCTGAAGTGCAGAACGGGCACCTCGATGACCTCTGTCAACTGGCTCACCCCAAATGGCACCCTCATGACCCATGGGTCGTACAGGGTTAGGATCTCAGTCTTGCACGATGGCACCCTGAATTTCACCAATGTCACAGTACAGGATACAGGCCAGTATACCTGCATGGTGACCAACTCAGCTGGCAACACCACTGCAACAGCTGTGCTCAATGTTTCAGCCTCTGATGCCAGCAACAGCTACAGCTACTTCACCACTGTCACCGTGGAAACTGTTGAGACAGGTCAAGAGGAGAGCTCTGCCCGGCAGTTCATTAATGAGACTTTCATAGGTTCTGTAGGTCCTACGCTTCCAGCAGAAGCTTGGAGCACAACTTTGGCGACCACATCTTCTGCTTCTTCGtcctcttcgtcctcctccCCTAGAGCGACAAAGTCCTCAGAAAGGGCTTTCACCATTCCGATAACAGATGTCACCAACATGCCTGGTCTGGATGATGTGATGAAGACGACCAAAATCATCATCGGCTGTTTTGTTGCCATCACATTCATGGCAGCAGTGATGCTGGTGGTGTTCTACAAGCTGAGAAAGCAGCACCAGCTGCACAAACATCATGGGCCGGCACGCGCCATTGAGATCATCAATGTTGAGGATGAGATCGGAGCCGGAGGGGCGAGTGGAGTGGGTGGTGGAAGTGGGATTTCAGGGGGATCCACTATGCATTCTGGAGTTGGAGGAGGCAGTAGTGGGGGGCAGAGTTTAAGATTGCACCATCCAGAAATTGTCAACCTTCCCAATTTAGCAAGGTCAGAGCATCTCAACCATTATTACAAGGCGCATCATTTCAACAACAATGTGATGGGCATGAGTATTGGCTCAGGGGCTGGGGTAGGGGGGGTTGTTGGATCCGGGGGGGTCctcaacaacaataacaatccctcccccctttcccagCCCCCTCAGGCTACACCCATTTCCTGTACCCAAGTCCCCATCTCCTCATCCAATTTACAGAGCACGTCTGGAAACAGCACCAACATGAACCCCAATGCTGTGTCCTCCCCGCTCCCCATTCCCCTCCCTCTACCACCGATGGGTTTACATGGATCTCTAAAGGGTTTAATGAGTCAGAGCCAGAACCCTCAAGTTGAACCACTTCTGTTTAAAAGTGGTTCTAAGGAAAATGTTCAAGAGACTCAAATCTGAgtaggggagggagagagagagagagagagagagagagagagagagagagggagagagagagagagagagagagagagagagagagagagagaaatgggatTGATGGCCACGCTTGTTGAACTCCCTCAGCAGACTTTGATGAATGTGAAGTTGTGTCCATACAGCAGTACTATATTTTCAGTGCTATGTAGGACTGCTGTGAAGGGTCAGGCATTGACATCACTGCAATGAGACAGAGAGTaacaggaagaggagaacaAACAGAGGAGAGTTTACATAGTATCCACACTAACTGGACAATACTGTACACAGACAATGTACTGAGCCATTGACCAGCCCTGGCACATTTAGAAGAGAAAGTGTGTCTGTATTAATTAATGGTTATGGCAATGAAGTACCTAACAGATACTAGTACAACATAAATCTGTGCCAAAGCACATTTCCCTGTATTCATGTGTAACAAtatttaaagtatatatataaaaagatttaATATCCAAAAGTTTGTTTGCCACAGCTGAGACATGTACAGTTCAGCACAGTGCAGTTCAGAGACATGGCCCAATACAGTAGAATTTAAGACTCAGTATAGTCTGGATGCAGCCAAAATACAGATACAAGGAAACACTGCACAATGCAGTGAGACAGCAGGTTCTTCTCGTTTTACAgatttttgaagaaaaacatgTGCAGAgcactcattctctctccctcgaGTACACTCAATGGATGGTTACTTTTGCAATGGAAACgaagaagagatggagaagcaagaaagagaaaaaagacaattaaAGATACAATAACTGTGAAAATAcctacaatatataaatatattttcatttgaagaaataaattatgaagCATCTTTAACAATACAGACTCAAAGGCACAAACTTTGAAGGATCAATGAGCTGCTATTGTTCCAGCTATTATAATTATGATCGACAAAACAAACCTtgtcacagcttttttttttttgctcttggtTTTGTGACAGCAGAGGgcgagaggagggggtggggtagAAGCAAAAGGTTAAGATAACATAGTGAATATCCAAGTTAATAGTGGCTTTAATTTAGGCCCTGCAGAAATAATTAGTACCCTGTTATTCTCAAATACAaatcaacattatttttttttagagttgTTGCAATGAGTTGAAGGAGTGGGTGGCGTTTTCTGTATGTGTTGGTCTGATTGTTACTGTAACAGCTCAGTGAGTTTACAATAAGTTTCCCCCACTTACATACAGGTTggatgttaataataataataataataataataataataataataataataataataatacagaacaTTATTGTCATAACTGATCTGTGTTTTATGAAGCCCAAAGACAGTCATGTGTTTTTAGTCTACCCATCAATATTGCAGTGAAGCTGCAGTAAAGTGCCAAGGTTGTAACTGAATCTATATGGCTTTGCAGTATACCCCTAAATTGGAATAACACAGCAAGTAATTTCAGGCAGATGGCTAAATGCTCCTTTTAATCTACACAAATGATTTTATTCACTAATAACTTTTCATTtggattaaaaaatattattggcTATGTTTCAAGGCTTGcatctttaaatatttgctAACAAAAGAAAAGTTCTCTACACCTACCTCAACATTTTTTGACTGACATTTCCTGTGATACCAAACATAAGCAAAATGGCCCACTTAGTATGGAACTGGTACACTAGTGCCAAAGGATAAAGGATTGCCCGGTTTTATCCTTGGCTTCTTAATGCGACTGTATTTGATACCGTAAAAGCTAATACAATAGTAATATGGTTACAGCtattaacataaaatgttttaataaatacataaatacacgtatcattattatgtattattatgtattattattattattattactattattaaataacagtaattactttgcatttttatgtaacTGAGGAATTTGACCTGGGGTCTACAAGGATATCAATGATGACAAtcacacagcaacaaaaacagtcACAAAGGAGCTGACAGAAGCTACCACTGAAGTGAAGGAGAATCAGCGCAAGAAGACAAACAATGGCCCATGTGCTGATTAAAACATTATGGCTGTCCTTCTTTTTCTAGGTGGAGAAAAATGCTTCCTCCTCATGCTCCCCCTCTCAGTTTTTTACAACACAGAATTTCACGAGTCAAGCCACCATTTTcttgcttgtttaaaacaaaataaagccaATGGAAACACTCGTGGATTACAGTTGGTTATGACAAAACTTAAATGCCACGTTAGTGTGAAAAAATGAAGtgagtgaaaagaaaagaaaaaaaaacggggacaacttttttcacattttcaaaaggtAAGCGATTGTATTTAATGATACTGACTGGAAAGACTGGATTAAAATGGCTTTGGCaagttttttaaatgaacaaaggacaaataaatgaaaaacatagaAGCAGTTATAGatgatttcttttaaaaaaaaaaacaaacaaaaatataacaagtgtttttcatttttgtgtttatctagttccattttttcctttttttaaaattaagtgttGTTATTATCTCAATtgtaatattgttattgttattattatcaatattattatggttattattaaaacaaatgttctgTTAGCAGACGTCACTTCAAAATTAAAAACCTGGCACACAAAGTGGTGGACATGCTCTGTGAAACAAGAAGTGGCAGTTGAAGGTTTCAATATTATTGAAGtatcacattttttaatgtcGACTTTGAACCACCTACACTTAAAAGAGACACATATATGAATGtctaatgacaaaataaagaatCCTTTTCTGCACAGAATATGACAAGTAAGCCATTTGTAGTCATCCTGCTGTCTCTGAGTAATTGCAAATGTCACAGTTAGTTCTGTTAGTGGTGCTTCACAATATGAACACCTTTCCAACAGGAATCTAGCCATGTTTGCATGACAACACGTGCCAACACAGTTGCACCACATAGTGTGGAATTCCCAGTCTCGATACGCATCAGAATCTCCTGATACTATTTTGTTCCATAAAATAGACACTGTCCTGTGTCAGTGTTGTCCCAAATGTCTAACACCTGTCTCCATGACACTGCATACTAACAAAACCAGGATTCTACTATGAGAGTTTTAGAGTGAGCTGTTCATTCACATTAACCTAATAATATGCTGGTTTGACTGCAGGTGAAGATGGATGCATCATATCATAAATACTGACTGTGCAGTAAAGGATTTGATTGGCGTTGTTTCATTAAGTTATTGTAtgaattttggaaaataattatATTGGGTTTGTAGAAAAATGAAGGAGATGCATTTAGTACTACCATTATCTTGTTTCAAATACAGTGTAATTGCAGAGATCTCTGATTTGTTTTGatggttattttattattttgtgtgtactTTGCTGTTCTAAGtgtgagaggaggaaagggatGGAAGTGACTATCATTGGCTACTTCTAGTGTGTAACAGTGCAGTAGGCTTTCATCAGCTACAGGCTATTGTATGATCATTTGGCTGAAAATAAGTCTGGGGATTATTTGTACTGTTGGATCTTTCAAATTTTGTTCATTGTGCTCACCCCTTCCTCAGCTGGTCTAATTCAGTGTCCTCATGTCATTCCTCAGCTCAAACCTTGTCCTGTTTCAAGCCCCAGCATCTGAAGGACTTAATTTCAACTGTGTGCTTAGCTACTAAAGTGAACCCTTAATTAATCTGAGACTTTACTCAGTTAtatcttttcattatttgtcTTTGAATTATATTCAACATTTAACACTAACCAGCTGAGTGGCTCACTGTCCTCTCCCCATTAGGCAGAACCAACTGTTAAAGATCATTCACAGTTTAATCAAAGTCACCATGAGTAAACAGAATAAGGCCTAGAGCATGCAG
This genomic stretch from Megalops cyprinoides isolate fMegCyp1 chromosome 1, fMegCyp1.pri, whole genome shotgun sequence harbors:
- the LOC118790161 gene encoding leucine-rich repeat-containing protein 4B-like, giving the protein MRVATVTGLPSPSPLLVLLVQLLLRLLPPGPELTEAASTCPALCSCSNQASRVICTRRSLEEVPESISVNTRYLNLQENSIQVIKSDTFKHLRHLEILQLSKNHIRQIEVGAFNGLPNLNTLELFDNRLTLVPSQAFEYLSKLRELWLRNNPIETLPAYAFHRVPSLRRLDLGELKKLDYISEAAFEGLINLRYLNLGMCGLKDIPNLTALVRLEELELSGNRLEIIRPGSFQGLVSLRKLWLMHSQVSVIERNAFDDLKNLEELNLSHNSLHSLPHDLFTPLHQLERVHLNHNPWVCNCDVLWLSWWLKETVPSNTTCCARCHAPPVLKGRYIGELDQSHFTCYAPVIVEPPTDLNVTEGMAAELKCRTGTSMTSVNWLTPNGTLMTHGSYRVRISVLHDGTLNFTNVTVQDTGQYTCMVTNSAGNTTATAVLNVSASDASNSYSYFTTVTVETVETGQEESSARQFINETFIGSVGPTLPAEAWSTTLATTSSASSSSSSSSPRATKSSERAFTIPITDVTNMPGLDDVMKTTKIIIGCFVAITFMAAVMLVVFYKLRKQHQLHKHHGPARAIEIINVEDEIGAGGASGVGGGSGISGGSTMHSGVGGGSSGGQSLRLHHPEIVNLPNLARSEHLNHYYKAHHFNNNVMGMSIGSGAGVGGVVGSGGVLNNNNNPSPLSQPPQATPISCTQVPISSSNLQSTSGNSTNMNPNAVSSPLPIPLPLPPMGLHGSLKGLMSQSQNPQVEPLLFKSGSKENVQETQI